The proteins below come from a single Triticum aestivum cultivar Chinese Spring chromosome 5D, IWGSC CS RefSeq v2.1, whole genome shotgun sequence genomic window:
- the LOC123120212 gene encoding uncharacterized protein, with amino-acid sequence MPPRTPELQPEGRAVPVRPTEEAEGPLGPGTDGRRRERAAVRRIWKPWRRSPSPPSVRSGSPQSLPLQLDAVAPVEQGRGRRAGGTPPQSHPVALLLLSLLLRHRHDTRELAVKNMYSWISFNYLWCIRSPSVGVYSKSLVESGTDSVRQEPGPFIAPSLEELLQQLSLEERVRLQSHLREHERKVKRWSKCPTVPSGPSERKHDTTIMPHVRHALHYYNARHPGDEFDAVKPLMESRTSFRKQLWAHVNFWARSRKSNKIKRFFAEVHYNPEPIVEVCTTTQNLSLKCAPSSVCIYVCNLLS; translated from the exons ATGCCACCGCGGACGCCGGAACTGCAGCCGGAAGGCAGGGCCGTACCCGTACGACCAACGGAGGAAGCGGAGGGACCTCTGGGTCCTGGGACCGACGGACGTCGGAGGGAGAGGGCCGCCGTCCGCCGGATCTGGAAACCTTGGCGtcgttcgccgtcgccgccgtcagtTAGGTCCGGGTCGCCGCAGAGCTTGCCGCTGCAACTAGATGCGGTGGCGCCGGTTGaacaggggagagggaggagggcgggGGGGACGCCGCCGCAGTCTCATCCAGTAGCACTGCTGCTGCTGTCTCTACTTCTCCGGCACCGCCACGACACGAGAGAG TTGGCTGTAAAAAACATGTACAGTTGGATCTCTTTTAACTACCTCTGGTGTATTAG ATCACCTTCGGTGGGGGTGTATTCCAAATCACTGGTGGAGTCTGGGACGGATTCCGTTAGGCAGGAGCCTGGGCCGTTTATTGCGCcatcgctggaggagctgctgcagCAGCTATCCCTTGAGGAGCGGGTACGATTGCAGAGCCACCTACGCGAGCACGAGCGCAAAGTGAAGCGATGGAGTAAGTGCCCTACAGTACCTTCGGGCCCCTCAGAAAG AAAGCACGACACCACCATCATGCCTCACGTCCGCCACGCTCTCCACTATTACAATGCCAGGCACCCG GGTGACGAGTTTGATGCTGTGAAGCCTCTGATGGAATCCAGAACTAGTTTCAGGAAACAGCTGTGGGCTCACGTCAACTTCTGGGCTCGCAGCCGCAAAAGCAACAAAATCAAGCGCTTCTTCGCTGAGGTGCACTACAACCCAGAACCTATCGTTGAAGTGTGCACTACAACCCAAAACCTATCGTTGAAGTGTGCACCATCATCGGTATGTATCTATGTCTGTAACCTCCTTTCTTAA